The Shewanella sp. MTB7 genome includes a window with the following:
- a CDS encoding HypC/HybG/HupF family hydrogenase formation chaperone, which translates to MCLSIPSEVVEVHEDEQSVTVDTMGVRRKVSAHLIQEPLEIGDYVLIHIGFVMNKIDKEDALDSINLYREIVEKMAASE; encoded by the coding sequence ATGTGTCTCTCTATTCCCTCAGAAGTTGTTGAAGTTCATGAAGATGAACAAAGTGTGACCGTGGACACCATGGGAGTCAGACGAAAAGTCAGCGCTCATTTGATTCAAGAACCGCTTGAGATTGGTGATTATGTACTCATCCATATCGGATTTGTTATGAATAAGATAGATAAGGAAGATGCACTAGACAGCATCAACCTCTATCGAGAGATAGTCGAGAAAATGGCGGCTTCGGAGTAA
- the hypD gene encoding hydrogenase formation protein HypD — MLALKSLYQGFRDPQTLAKLAKLIADEATLCSEPIKIMEVCGGHTHTIMKYGLNQLLPDNIEFIHGPGCPVCIIPKERIDHAALLASQPNVILVTLGDMIRVPGSKGSLAEFRSKGYDIRPIYDPLDTLKIALENPDKTVIFFAIGFETSTPMTAVLLELAEIRGFANLLFYINHVLVPPAIDAVMADPDVQVNAFIGPAHVSVISGAKIYRPSVEKYHTPLVVSGFEPVDVMESILRIVKQKAQGIAELDVQYSRAVTEEGNLAAQSKIQDAFVIRESFRWRGLGPIANSALKLSDKYSHRDAELIYRDVLPDTKIDDHKACQCGDVLRGITKPKDCKVFGRGCTPQSPLGSCMVSSEGACNAYYRYNGVS; from the coding sequence ATGCTAGCGTTAAAATCACTATATCAAGGATTCAGGGATCCTCAGACCTTAGCTAAATTAGCAAAACTGATTGCTGATGAAGCCACACTCTGCTCTGAACCTATCAAGATAATGGAGGTCTGTGGCGGCCACACTCATACCATTATGAAATATGGATTAAATCAGTTACTACCTGATAATATTGAATTTATTCATGGTCCTGGTTGTCCAGTTTGTATCATACCCAAGGAGCGCATCGATCATGCAGCGCTGCTTGCCAGCCAACCTAATGTCATACTCGTTACCTTAGGGGATATGATCCGAGTTCCAGGCTCAAAAGGCAGTTTGGCTGAATTCCGATCTAAAGGCTACGACATTCGGCCTATCTACGATCCTCTCGATACACTCAAAATAGCTCTCGAGAATCCAGATAAGACCGTCATCTTCTTTGCCATAGGTTTTGAAACCTCGACACCTATGACAGCGGTGTTACTTGAGTTGGCCGAAATAAGAGGGTTTGCTAACCTATTATTCTACATCAATCATGTGCTGGTGCCCCCAGCTATAGATGCCGTAATGGCAGATCCAGATGTTCAGGTAAATGCCTTTATCGGACCAGCCCATGTCAGTGTCATAAGTGGTGCTAAGATCTATCGCCCCAGCGTCGAGAAATATCACACCCCCCTTGTGGTTTCAGGTTTTGAACCCGTGGATGTAATGGAGTCAATCTTAAGGATTGTCAAACAAAAAGCACAAGGCATTGCCGAGCTAGATGTGCAATACAGCCGGGCCGTGACTGAAGAGGGGAATCTGGCTGCACAAAGTAAAATCCAAGACGCGTTTGTGATCAGAGAGTCGTTTCGATGGCGTGGACTGGGCCCTATTGCTAACTCAGCACTAAAACTAAGCGATAAATACAGCCACAGAGACGCAGAATTAATCTATCGCGATGTGTTACCAGACACAAAGATTGACGATCATAAAGCCTGCCAGTGTGGCGATGTATTACGGGGAATAACCAAACCTAAGGATTGCAAAGTCTTTGGCCGTGGCTGCACCCCACAATCTCCCTTAGGTAGCTGCATGGTCAGCTCTGAAGGGGCATGTAATGCCTATTATCGTTACAACGGAGTGTCCTGA
- the hypE gene encoding hydrogenase expression/formation protein HypE, protein MSAHNTAHNNKKTVQLSHGGGGKEMNELIQNIFFKAFQNPILSSEEDAALLHLTGETAFTTDSFTVSPLFFAGGDIGKLAIAGTVNDLAMMGAEPQYLSCSFIIEEGFEISALKQIVASMATELHKSGTRIVCGDTKVVPKGCADGLFINTSGVGRVLRKGISVKNIQAGDAIIVSRDIGRHGAAILMARESLALESDLTSDCTNLWPVIEQLIAANVEIHAMRDATRGGLAAVLNEWATASNVGIDIQESDIPISDEVKGLCELYGFEAHDLANEGTFIIALPQALAAGAIEIMQRYGHCEQAAIIGTVTQAHQGKVVMTTPWGSRRYLDLPQGELLPRIC, encoded by the coding sequence ATGTCTGCTCATAACACTGCTCACAACAATAAGAAAACCGTACAACTTAGCCATGGTGGTGGTGGCAAAGAGATGAATGAGCTAATTCAAAACATCTTTTTTAAAGCATTTCAAAATCCAATACTCAGCAGCGAAGAGGATGCAGCCCTGCTTCACCTTACGGGAGAAACGGCCTTTACGACCGATTCATTTACCGTATCCCCTCTTTTTTTTGCAGGTGGAGATATAGGCAAGTTGGCCATCGCTGGTACGGTGAACGATCTGGCCATGATGGGCGCTGAGCCCCAATATTTAAGTTGCAGTTTCATTATTGAAGAGGGGTTTGAGATTTCCGCCCTCAAACAGATTGTAGCCAGCATGGCCACTGAACTTCATAAGAGTGGTACCCGTATTGTCTGCGGCGATACTAAGGTGGTACCGAAAGGTTGCGCCGATGGCTTGTTTATTAATACTTCGGGCGTTGGACGGGTCTTACGTAAAGGAATATCGGTAAAAAATATTCAAGCAGGCGATGCCATCATAGTCTCCAGAGACATCGGTCGACATGGCGCAGCCATTCTAATGGCAAGAGAGTCTTTGGCTCTGGAATCAGATCTCACCAGTGACTGCACTAACTTATGGCCGGTAATCGAGCAGTTAATCGCAGCGAATGTCGAGATCCACGCCATGCGTGACGCAACCCGTGGCGGCTTAGCTGCGGTGTTAAATGAGTGGGCAACGGCGTCCAATGTGGGAATAGATATTCAGGAGAGTGATATTCCCATCAGTGATGAGGTCAAAGGCTTATGCGAGCTCTATGGCTTCGAAGCTCACGATCTTGCCAACGAAGGGACTTTCATCATTGCCCTCCCCCAAGCTCTTGCCGCTGGTGCAATAGAGATAATGCAACGCTACGGCCACTGTGAACAAGCCGCCATCATAGGTACTGTCACTCAAGCACACCAAGGCAAAGTTGTGATGACCACCCCATGGGGAAGTCGCCGTTATCTGGATCTCCCTCAGGGTGAACTGTTGCCGAGGATCTGCTGA
- the hypA gene encoding hydrogenase/urease nickel incorporation protein HypA, which yields MHEYSIVSALIEQCEQLAFENKANKITRVAIKIGVMSGVEPSLLSTAFDTFKLGGICQHAELEMQIQPLVLQCYDCDGINQLNERNIICPQCKSSHTKLIEGEEMLLMQLELETE from the coding sequence ATGCATGAATACTCCATTGTTTCTGCGTTAATAGAGCAGTGTGAGCAACTTGCCTTTGAGAATAAGGCAAACAAAATCACAAGAGTAGCAATCAAGATAGGGGTGATGAGCGGTGTTGAACCTTCACTGCTAAGCACTGCTTTTGATACGTTTAAATTAGGTGGGATATGTCAGCATGCTGAACTTGAGATGCAGATACAGCCGCTGGTGCTTCAATGCTATGACTGCGATGGCATCAATCAGCTTAATGAGCGGAATATTATTTGCCCCCAATGTAAGAGTAGCCATACCAAATTAATAGAGGGAGAGGAGATGCTGCTAATGCAGTTGGAACTTGAAACTGAATAA
- a CDS encoding isoaspartyl peptidase/L-asparaginase family protein, with product MLNKTKVTSLLLAVFSTYISSAWADEKPFSIAIHGGAGTISKANLNAEQEQAYRDKLTQAINAGYQVLEKGGNSLVAIQVAINVMENSPLFNAGVGAVYTFDGQHEMDASIMDGNTMNAGAVAGVKHIKNPINLANAVMTKSPHVMLSGAGAEEFALTQGFELVPVTYFDTNKRYEQLIDAKEKIKKAEAAKDYQAANHLMGRDYLELDYKFGTVGAVALDKNGNLAAGTSTGGMTAKRFGRIGDSPVIGAGTYAENGVCAVSATGHGEYFIRYHVAGDICAKVKYQQKSIIQAADEVINQRLITAGGTGGVIAIDQRGNIATPFNTEGMYRATRKKGEEAQVMIWRDK from the coding sequence ATGCTCAATAAAACGAAAGTAACAAGCCTGTTGTTGGCTGTTTTTAGCACATATATATCGAGTGCATGGGCTGATGAAAAACCGTTTTCTATTGCCATTCATGGCGGGGCAGGAACCATTTCGAAGGCAAACTTGAATGCAGAACAGGAGCAAGCCTACCGAGATAAATTGACACAGGCGATTAACGCCGGGTATCAAGTACTAGAGAAGGGAGGCAATAGTCTTGTTGCGATTCAAGTGGCAATTAATGTGATGGAGAACAGTCCGCTATTTAATGCTGGCGTGGGGGCCGTCTATACCTTCGATGGTCAGCATGAGATGGATGCGTCAATTATGGATGGTAATACCATGAACGCAGGCGCAGTGGCTGGGGTTAAACACATTAAAAACCCAATCAATTTAGCCAACGCGGTGATGACAAAATCTCCTCATGTTATGTTATCAGGCGCAGGGGCCGAAGAGTTTGCTTTGACACAAGGGTTTGAGCTTGTTCCAGTCACATATTTTGATACCAATAAACGTTATGAGCAGCTTATCGATGCTAAAGAGAAGATAAAAAAAGCTGAGGCCGCGAAAGACTATCAAGCGGCAAACCACTTAATGGGACGTGATTATTTAGAACTCGATTACAAATTTGGCACCGTAGGCGCAGTAGCATTAGATAAAAATGGCAACCTGGCTGCAGGGACTTCTACAGGTGGGATGACCGCCAAGCGTTTTGGTCGTATCGGAGACTCTCCTGTTATTGGTGCAGGCACCTATGCCGAAAATGGTGTGTGCGCAGTATCTGCGACAGGTCATGGCGAGTATTTTATTCGTTATCATGTAGCCGGAGATATTTGCGCTAAGGTGAAGTATCAACAGAAGTCGATAATTCAGGCTGCTGATGAAGTGATTAATCAACGCCTTATTACTGCTGGTGGCACCGGTGGTGTGATTGCTATCGATCAACGAGGCAATATCGCGACACCTTTCAATACTGAAGGCATGTACCGTGCGACTCGTAAGAAAGGTGAAGAGGCACAAGTGATGATCTGGCGAGATAAGTAA
- a CDS encoding autotransporter assembly complex protein TamA — protein sequence MSQFFLQIRTLGLSLILIFSLQCSLSAQADDWLKLNINGVSGELNRNVRAHLGQLPSSKVQRRAYIFNAEDNISAALHSLGYYHGQIEREILSPEKGIWTLNLTIKPGPPTIIEWVDINLEGQILNDAIVINWLNHLTIKPGDILNDGIYEQIKSQLVTLALARGYFDGKYIKSMITVNRDLNTARITLHYDSGQRYRIGEVSFEGQTLNNDLMQSLIPFQIDSPYSTANLASLNRELLDTGYFSNIKVLPMVDKSVDLDVPIKVELSPKPSHSIEFGLGVDIGNTTDKSIEPRVRLTWRTPQINRFGQSQETSLEWAPDKPKFLTTYTIPLTHPLDDQLKIRVGILRDKYGVTQVYDPKDKSFKNTGELDANKLLIGVIRQQKLDNQWLLSYSLEATREYYTQSEVDYDPTFVLFGSSISKTVRSDNSLDPKSGYFQHYSLQYADPALGSSVRLTRLQTKYKWIDTFFEKHRIVTRLDLGINLAANEDLAFIPPSLRYFAGGDQSIRGYSYHELGPYLDYTSASGELTRQVVGGRYLMVGSFEYQYYLTPHWRVAAFVDAGNAFDVNQIEPIVSVGPGLHWISPIGPIKLDIGIGLKETDTVARPWRIHLTMGSEL from the coding sequence ATGAGCCAGTTCTTTTTGCAAATACGTACATTAGGTTTAAGCCTCATCCTTATCTTTAGCTTACAGTGCTCCCTTTCTGCGCAGGCCGATGACTGGCTAAAATTAAATATTAACGGCGTTTCCGGGGAGCTAAACAGAAACGTTCGGGCTCACTTAGGCCAACTTCCCAGTTCGAAAGTCCAACGCAGAGCTTATATTTTTAACGCAGAAGATAACATTTCAGCGGCACTGCACTCACTTGGTTATTATCACGGTCAGATTGAACGAGAGATCTTATCACCAGAGAAAGGCATCTGGACACTAAATCTAACCATCAAACCGGGGCCCCCAACCATCATCGAATGGGTAGATATCAACTTAGAGGGGCAAATTCTTAACGACGCCATCGTTATCAATTGGTTAAATCATCTCACTATTAAACCTGGGGATATTCTTAATGATGGTATCTATGAACAGATAAAGTCTCAGCTTGTCACGCTCGCATTAGCTCGAGGTTATTTTGACGGCAAATATATCAAGTCGATGATCACTGTCAATCGCGATTTGAACACGGCACGGATAACATTACATTACGATTCAGGTCAGCGCTACCGAATAGGCGAAGTCAGTTTTGAAGGGCAAACATTAAACAATGACTTGATGCAGTCCTTGATCCCCTTTCAGATAGATAGTCCATATAGTACAGCAAATTTAGCTTCTTTGAATCGAGAGCTATTAGATACAGGGTACTTTTCAAATATAAAAGTACTGCCAATGGTCGACAAATCTGTTGATTTAGATGTGCCGATCAAAGTCGAACTCAGTCCTAAACCTAGCCACTCCATAGAATTCGGTCTGGGTGTAGACATAGGCAATACCACAGACAAAAGCATTGAACCTAGAGTCAGGCTTACTTGGCGAACCCCACAGATCAATCGTTTTGGGCAATCACAAGAAACCAGCTTAGAGTGGGCCCCCGACAAGCCTAAGTTTTTGACCACTTATACGATACCGTTAACTCATCCGCTTGATGATCAATTGAAAATCCGTGTCGGCATCTTAAGAGATAAATATGGTGTCACTCAAGTTTATGACCCTAAAGATAAGAGTTTCAAAAATACAGGAGAGTTGGACGCAAATAAACTTCTCATCGGGGTCATTCGCCAACAAAAGTTGGACAACCAATGGCTACTCAGCTACTCGCTCGAAGCAACTCGCGAGTATTACACTCAATCAGAGGTTGATTATGATCCCACATTTGTCCTTTTTGGTAGCAGCATATCCAAAACAGTTCGAAGTGATAATAGTTTAGATCCCAAATCTGGATATTTTCAGCACTACAGTCTGCAATATGCCGATCCCGCTTTAGGCTCTTCAGTTCGCCTGACCCGACTTCAAACAAAATACAAATGGATAGATACGTTTTTTGAAAAGCACAGAATTGTCACCAGACTCGATTTAGGCATTAACTTAGCTGCAAATGAAGATTTAGCTTTTATCCCTCCTTCACTACGTTATTTTGCCGGAGGTGATCAGAGTATTCGAGGTTACAGTTACCATGAACTCGGTCCCTATTTAGACTATACCAGTGCGAGTGGTGAATTAACCCGACAAGTCGTCGGTGGCCGCTACCTTATGGTAGGTAGTTTCGAGTATCAATATTACTTAACCCCGCATTGGCGAGTGGCTGCTTTTGTCGATGCAGGAAATGCCTTTGATGTTAACCAAATAGAACCTATTGTATCTGTAGGTCCCGGCCTGCATTGGATCTCACCCATTGGGCCGATTAAATTAGATATTGGTATTGGATTAAAAGAAACTGATACCGTGGCTCGCCCTTGGCGTATTCACCTGACCATGGGTTCTGAATTATGA
- the tamB gene encoding autotransporter assembly complex protein TamB, with translation MSQSLNRESNTEQESKPSNGTMMLKYCWRRFKTLSRILIYIPLSLLIIIAILIGTDFGGRITVFLASTFVPDLDITYVSGTINSQLEVKDAHWQMDGIRVDIKELKLQWLPMCLLKKQLCVDKLIASNILVEIDTDKLAEDDTLESKIALEQSPSIAMDSKDDDYQEIQLPFGIDLQHANLAGVKVRVDDMHFNADRLQTQAQWQQTGIRVSYLYSQGLFVSIPIDTKTKANSTTKHKDGEWAMAHLPEVFIPIPVFVSDAQLSDSLLKLGNREDTFKQINLQASYHSFLIHVEKLEVEHTYGKVDLDGEISLKNDYPMDFTAAIDLNHVKELPELNPQKVSLKTKGGFKKLALSATGSGHISFSLDGDIGLASPDLPYHLKLKSKQLAWPLDNPVYTGDSVVLASHGDLNQQSVVFSGLINTPYQPQLNIDTAFEHSGSEITLSHLNANGEIGKLVASGTANYDNNITWDADISLTKFKLEQLKLELENPLPASLITGQLHTQGAFRDNEWQVGISKSDLSGEIQGYPFQLLGDISVNSELNLSADNLTLNALQSVLTISGKVKNIWAVNALLDVPNINLWHPDASGSIKAKIKVSGDSDHPEIDFTASVLDIKFKQIELEQTQIKGFYQPRDAHQFALSLKANNLSWDNIDIDSITFGTKGNEKEQKMSLQTFGELQLNTKVFSTFNPDTEKLAAQIHTLSLNSQIGPWALKAPFEITWDNKSQSGVINTFCWQHKDGNLCLDDVAELGPKGDVTVSFNGDIGSLLTPLLPEKLSWVAPATLNSQFSWQPNNKPTGFLTLNFEPGHISLNNNSRNLDIGYKLLNLQVQLDEKMLSTQIKFDSHDIATWEGQLDIKVTPDRVISGYTKLHQINLAALSEFMPQLERLGGKVSSELTISGTLNKPDISGEVLLQRGELLIAANPTLLEDINLSLKLSGQRAKVDGHWLMGEGKANLNGVLNWGGEDFMGDMVFNGKNLAIIQPPFALINVSPDLNIKFKKDSLNIQGTLDIPSGNIRVVQLPEGGVAVSSDVVFEDSISSGEKELTPLAFTTNIKINVADKLKINGMGLRGRLTGTLDLMKEALNPPLLYGDIRVIDGTYKFLGQTLDIKTGEVQFIGPLSVPNLNIEAVRNIKDGDVIAGVKITGTPHKPIVTLFSSPEKEQAEILSYIIKGTGFRSDDADENSSFMMGAALALGNQLDGGVVNNIGNSATDLIEKIGFTNVQLDANDDGRVAISGFIGEDLMVKYGVGVFNPGYEITVRYYLLSQLYLESVSGTIEQSLDIYYNFDID, from the coding sequence ATGAGCCAGTCTCTCAATCGAGAATCCAATACTGAACAAGAGAGTAAACCGTCAAACGGTACCATGATGCTGAAATATTGTTGGCGTCGTTTTAAAACGCTGTCTCGAATACTAATCTATATCCCCCTTAGTTTGCTGATCATTATTGCCATCTTAATTGGCACCGATTTTGGCGGCCGAATCACCGTATTCTTGGCCAGTACTTTTGTACCTGATCTGGATATTACCTACGTCAGCGGAACAATAAACAGTCAGCTCGAAGTCAAAGATGCCCATTGGCAGATGGATGGGATAAGGGTTGATATCAAAGAGCTAAAACTTCAATGGCTGCCAATGTGCCTATTAAAAAAGCAACTTTGCGTCGATAAACTTATCGCATCTAACATCTTAGTCGAAATAGACACTGATAAATTAGCTGAAGATGACACGCTTGAATCAAAGATAGCCCTTGAGCAATCTCCCTCTATCGCCATGGACAGTAAAGATGATGATTATCAGGAGATCCAACTCCCTTTTGGCATCGATCTACAACATGCCAATCTGGCTGGAGTTAAAGTCAGGGTTGATGATATGCACTTTAATGCCGATCGCTTGCAAACTCAGGCACAATGGCAACAAACGGGGATTAGAGTCAGCTATCTTTATAGTCAAGGACTATTCGTTTCCATTCCTATAGACACAAAAACCAAAGCAAACTCCACGACTAAACACAAAGACGGCGAATGGGCTATGGCTCACCTTCCAGAAGTGTTTATACCTATTCCTGTTTTTGTCTCCGATGCTCAGTTAAGTGATAGCCTACTCAAACTCGGTAACCGGGAGGACACATTTAAACAAATTAACCTCCAAGCCAGCTACCATAGCTTTCTAATACATGTGGAAAAGCTGGAAGTCGAACACACTTATGGCAAGGTCGACTTAGATGGGGAGATCTCGCTCAAAAACGACTATCCGATGGATTTTACAGCTGCTATAGATCTAAACCATGTTAAAGAGCTGCCTGAACTTAATCCCCAAAAAGTGAGTTTAAAAACTAAAGGCGGTTTTAAAAAGTTAGCCCTTAGCGCAACGGGTTCAGGACATATTAGCTTTTCGCTTGACGGTGATATCGGTCTAGCATCCCCTGATCTTCCCTATCACCTTAAACTCAAAAGTAAACAATTGGCCTGGCCCTTAGATAACCCCGTGTATACAGGTGACTCTGTTGTGTTAGCAAGCCATGGGGACTTGAATCAGCAGTCAGTTGTATTCTCGGGACTTATCAATACACCTTACCAACCTCAATTGAATATCGACACAGCCTTTGAACACTCAGGTAGCGAAATAACGTTAAGTCATCTCAATGCCAATGGCGAAATTGGCAAACTCGTCGCTTCAGGCACAGCTAATTACGACAATAATATCACCTGGGATGCCGATATTAGCCTGACAAAGTTTAAACTGGAGCAGCTGAAACTGGAGTTAGAAAATCCACTGCCAGCAAGTCTGATCACAGGCCAACTGCATACCCAAGGAGCATTCAGGGATAATGAATGGCAAGTTGGGATCTCAAAATCAGATCTCAGTGGTGAGATCCAAGGCTATCCATTCCAACTATTAGGTGACATTTCAGTCAATAGTGAATTAAATCTCAGTGCCGATAACTTAACTCTCAATGCATTACAGTCCGTTTTAACCATCTCAGGTAAAGTAAAAAATATCTGGGCGGTGAATGCGCTGTTGGACGTACCAAACATTAACCTTTGGCATCCGGATGCCTCGGGGAGCATTAAGGCAAAAATCAAGGTCTCCGGAGACAGTGATCACCCTGAAATAGATTTTACAGCCAGTGTGTTAGATATTAAATTCAAACAGATAGAGCTCGAACAAACCCAAATTAAAGGGTTTTATCAACCACGAGATGCACACCAGTTTGCCCTCTCACTCAAAGCCAATAATTTAAGTTGGGATAATATTGATATCGACTCGATTACTTTTGGTACCAAAGGTAACGAGAAAGAGCAAAAAATGAGCTTGCAAACTTTTGGTGAATTGCAGCTTAATACTAAAGTATTTTCAACATTCAATCCTGACACTGAAAAGTTAGCAGCACAAATCCATACTTTAAGTTTAAACTCCCAAATTGGCCCATGGGCCCTCAAAGCCCCTTTCGAGATCACTTGGGATAATAAGAGTCAATCTGGCGTTATCAATACTTTCTGTTGGCAACATAAAGATGGCAACTTATGCCTTGACGATGTGGCTGAACTTGGCCCTAAAGGTGATGTAACCGTGAGCTTTAATGGTGATATTGGCTCACTATTAACCCCTCTCCTACCTGAAAAACTTTCTTGGGTGGCTCCTGCAACACTTAACTCTCAATTTTCATGGCAACCTAACAATAAACCAACGGGGTTTTTAACACTAAACTTTGAACCCGGCCATATCAGTCTCAATAACAATAGTCGTAACTTGGATATAGGTTACAAGCTGCTTAATCTACAAGTTCAACTAGACGAAAAAATGTTATCGACTCAGATAAAATTCGACTCCCATGATATAGCGACTTGGGAGGGACAATTAGATATCAAGGTCACTCCAGACAGAGTAATCTCAGGTTACACGAAACTGCACCAAATAAACTTAGCAGCACTATCTGAATTTATGCCACAACTGGAACGTCTTGGGGGAAAAGTCTCCAGTGAACTAACAATATCAGGCACGTTAAACAAGCCTGATATCTCCGGTGAAGTATTGTTACAGCGCGGAGAGTTGCTTATTGCAGCAAACCCTACATTACTTGAGGATATCAACCTATCACTTAAGCTTTCAGGTCAACGAGCTAAGGTTGATGGCCATTGGTTAATGGGGGAAGGCAAAGCAAATCTTAACGGTGTACTGAATTGGGGCGGTGAAGATTTTATGGGAGATATGGTATTTAACGGCAAAAATCTGGCCATTATTCAACCTCCTTTTGCACTGATTAATGTATCTCCGGATCTCAATATAAAGTTCAAGAAAGACAGCCTTAATATTCAAGGTACTCTTGATATTCCTTCTGGTAATATCAGGGTGGTTCAGCTCCCCGAAGGTGGTGTAGCCGTATCTTCCGATGTGGTATTTGAAGACAGTATCTCTTCAGGTGAAAAAGAGCTGACGCCACTAGCTTTTACGACCAACATTAAAATTAATGTTGCAGACAAACTCAAAATCAACGGAATGGGTTTAAGAGGAAGATTAACTGGAACATTAGATTTGATGAAAGAGGCACTCAACCCACCCCTTCTATATGGTGATATTCGAGTCATAGACGGTACTTATAAATTTTTGGGGCAAACTCTAGACATTAAAACCGGCGAAGTGCAGTTTATTGGTCCCTTATCTGTTCCAAATCTCAATATCGAAGCTGTTAGAAATATAAAAGATGGCGATGTGATTGCTGGAGTCAAGATCACTGGAACACCTCATAAGCCTATTGTCACTCTGTTCTCATCACCAGAAAAAGAACAAGCAGAGATCCTCTCCTACATCATAAAAGGTACGGGGTTTCGCAGTGACGATGCCGATGAAAATAGCAGCTTTATGATGGGTGCTGCATTAGCTTTAGGTAATCAACTCGACGGTGGTGTCGTTAATAACATAGGTAACTCAGCTACAGATCTTATCGAGAAAATAGGTTTTACAAATGTACAACTTGATGCCAATGACGATGGTCGAGTGGCCATCAGTGGTTTTATTGGTGAAGATTTAATGGTCAAATACGGTGTTGGGGTATTTAACCCCGGTTATGAGATAACAGTCAGGTATTATCTCTTATCTCAACTCTATCTTGAATCGGTATCGGGTACCATCGAGCAGTCACTTGATATCTACTACAATTTTGATATTGACTAA
- the fadR gene encoding fatty acid metabolism transcriptional regulator FadR codes for MTIVQKSPSVVKNKDIIEAKGPASFAEKYIVRSIWEDKFPPGSILPAERELSELIGVTRTTLREVLQRLARDGWLTIQHGKPTKVNDIWESSGLNVLETIADLNPAGEPVLLEQLLSARTNISAIYFKGAVRHNPDKVLEALSEIGSLNNDPKAYVQFDYQLHHTLAYNSGNPLYVLILNGFKGLYSRVGEDYFGIDKARELAFEFYEALQQLAQDKNHNAIPALMRSYGINSGKVWQRFKNSQPSETE; via the coding sequence ATGACAATTGTCCAAAAATCTCCGTCCGTGGTAAAGAACAAAGACATTATCGAAGCCAAGGGACCTGCGAGTTTTGCTGAGAAATATATTGTCCGTTCAATTTGGGAGGATAAATTTCCACCTGGTTCAATATTACCTGCTGAAAGAGAATTATCAGAACTGATAGGCGTGACGCGCACGACACTGCGTGAAGTGTTACAGCGCTTAGCTAGAGATGGCTGGTTAACTATTCAACATGGTAAGCCAACTAAAGTAAATGATATCTGGGAAAGCTCTGGCTTAAATGTATTAGAAACTATTGCAGACTTGAATCCGGCAGGGGAGCCAGTGTTACTTGAGCAGTTACTTTCGGCTCGAACCAATATCAGTGCTATTTACTTTAAAGGAGCTGTACGTCATAACCCTGATAAAGTTTTAGAAGCATTGTCGGAGATCGGTTCGCTAAATAATGATCCTAAAGCTTATGTTCAGTTTGATTACCAGCTTCATCATACCTTGGCATACAACTCTGGAAATCCACTTTATGTACTGATTTTAAATGGTTTTAAAGGTCTCTACAGTCGAGTTGGTGAAGATTACTTTGGCATTGACAAGGCGCGTGAGTTAGCCTTTGAGTTTTATGAAGCACTACAGCAGCTCGCGCAAGATAAAAATCATAATGCTATTCCAGCACTCATGCGAAGTTACGGTATTAATAGCGGGAAAGTGTGGCAAAGATTTAAAAACAGTCAGCCTTCCGAGACTGAATAG